A single Gopherus flavomarginatus isolate rGopFla2 chromosome 17, rGopFla2.mat.asm, whole genome shotgun sequence DNA region contains:
- the LOC127036270 gene encoding uncharacterized protein LOC127036270, producing the protein MSGLFEYTSKKSILFTISCLILLSPASHHHLILSFTHSHLPLTLVKTEVLELWPQQPPFATPKNRIGKMSSAAASSQLKSKGSLPQVLSPVKLHSTLAAQSPGHNSIRVVTNAEMSSFGLNPEDKMPFTPDASQTSCRLLLNSTQITDSPRMDATSQLSERSLHVCNLSPISLEKNDGASTRFLNENVQPRMEWMSKAVTQSLFPPLKKESTCRWDRTK; encoded by the exons ATGTCTGGTTTATTTGAATATACCTCCAAAAAAAGTATTTTGTTCACCATTTCTTGCCTCATCCTGCTATCCCCTGCTTCTCACCATCATCTGATCCTGTCTTTCACCCACTCTCACCTACCTCTCACTTTGGTAAAGACTGAAGTACTGGAGCTCTGGCCTCAGCAGCCACCATTTGCCACTCCCAAG AACAGAATTGGAAAAATGAGCAGTGCAGCAGCGTCTTCTCAGCTGAAGTCTAAAGGAAGCCTACCCCAGGTTCTTTCCCCAGTGAAACTTCATTCTACCCTAGCTGCTCAATCTCCAGGACACAACAGTATCCGAGTAGTTACAAATGCTGAAATGAGCAGCTTTGGTTTGAATCCTGAAGATAAAATGCCTTTTACACCAGACGCCAGCCAAACATCTTGCAGACTCCTGCTGAACAGTACTCAAATCACAGACAGCCCAAGAATGGATGCAACATCTCAGTTGTCTGAACGAAGCTTGCATGTCTGTAATCTCTCTCCTATTTCTCTTGAAAAGAATGATGGAGCATCAACacgttttttaaatgaaaatgtgcaACCAAGAATGGAATGGATGAGCAAAGCTGTCACACAGTCTCTGTTTCCGCCGCTGAAAAAGGAAAGTACttgtagatgggacagaacaaagtga